GCCGCTGTGGCCGATGATGGAGCAGAACTCGCGCTCGGCGATCTCGAACCCGACATCGTCGAGCGCCAGCACCGGCGCGTCCCTGGGTCCATGCCCGGGGTAGATCTTGGTGACGTTCTGTACGTTGACGGCCATCATGTCGCGAACTCCGTTCATTGCTGCATGGCCCGCGACCACGGCGCGACGTGGCGGCTGATGGCACGGATCAACAGGTCGAGCGCCAGGCCAACGAGGCCGATCGCGATCATTCCCACGATGACGATGTCGGTGCGCAGCAGCGTGCGCGCATCGTTGATCAGGAAGCCAAGCCCGGAGTTGGCACCTACGAGCTCCGCTGCGACCAGCGCCATCCAGCCCACGCCGAGGCCGACGCGCACGCCGGTGACGATCTGCGGCAGCGCCGCGCGCAGCACCACGCGGCGCAGCACCGCGCTCTCTCCGCCTCCCAGGCAGCGCGCGGCCCGCACGAGGTTGGGTTCCACGCCGCGCACCCCCGCCACCGTGTTGAGCAGGATGGGGAAGAAGATGCCCAGGAAGATGATGAACTCGTTCTGCGTGTCGCCCACGCCGAACCAGAGGATCGACAGCGGTATCCAGGCCAAGGGCGGAATGGGCCGAAGGACCTCGACCAGCGAATCGACCTGGTCGTTGACCGACTTCCACCAGCCCATCGCGACCCCGATGGGAATCGCAATCAGCGACCAGGCGAAGGCCGTGAACTCGCGGCGCAGCGAATCGTAGAGATGGCGAAAGAGGTCTCCGGACATCAGCAGTTCCCAGGCTGCCGCTGCCACCGCCGTTGGCGGCGGCAACAGCGCGCGCGTGGTCTCGTCCAGCACGCGCGTGCTGACCAACTGCCAGGCGAGCAGCAGCACGATCGGCAATGCCAGTCGCGACAGCCGGCCAACGAGCCGCGCACCGGGGCCCGGCGGCGCCGGAAGGCTGACGACCGGGCGACCCGCGGGATGGGCCTCTGCCCTGCGGGGCTCGGGCTTGCTTTCGGCCTCGGGACGGGCGATCAGGGCCATGTTCACTGGATTCATTCAGAAAACCTCGATCAAGGCTGGAAGGTCTTGCCGCCGATGCTCCAGGGCCGGGTCAGGTCGGCCGGTTCGGGAAAGGGCTGCGGCTCCTTCAGGTTCAACACGCTCGCGTACTCCGGGTACGGCGGCGCCTCCGGCTTGCCGCTCCAGCCGGCGGGCAGGAAGGGCGGCTGCTTGGGCACCGCCCAGCCGAGCTTGTCGAAGGTCTTGCGCATGAAGCGGTCGTCCACTGCCGCCGCGAAATCGGCAGCGGTGAGCGGCCGCGTGATGCGTTTCGCCTCGTAGAGCCACTTGTAGATCGGCTCGTTCGCCTTGCCGTAGAACGTTCCGTCCGGGAAGATGTGCGTCGGCTTGTAGAGCAGCGTGTACGCCTTCACCTGCTGCAGCAGGATCTCCTTCGAATAGTTCTTGAGGCTGGCATCCTCGCCCAGCAGCGCAGCCGCCTTTTCAGGGTTCTGCCGCGTCCACAGCGTGGCCTCGGCGAACGCGTCGGAGAAAGCCTGCGCGACGTCCGGCGCGTTTTCGATCATCTCGCTGCGCAGGTAGAAGGTGCCCTCGTAGATGTTGTAGGGAAAGATGCTGTCGACGATGCGGCCGTTCTTGCGCTCCTCCACCATCATCGTCGGCGTCGGGTCCCAGGACACCACGCCTGTGATTCCCTTGGGCAGGCTCATCTGTTCTCCCGGCGCCATGTTCTTGAGGATCACGTCCTTGCCGATGTCGAGCCCGTTGAGCTTGGCAGCCATCTGGAAGTAGAACTCGCCCGACGATCCGGTCACCAGTCCGATGGTGGCCGGCGGATTCATGCCCTTGAGATCCTTGATCGACTTGATGGGCGAATCGTTGGGCACGACCAGCGCATGCAGCAGGTTCGGGCTTTCGATGGCGATCGACTTCACCGGGATCTTGCGGTCCACCAGCGTCGTGAACGGGAAGTTGCCACCGCTGCCGACCTGGTAGCGGCCGGAGATCAGCACCTCGTTGATGGCGGGGCCGGATGCGAAGGCGGTCCACTTGGCTTCCACGCCGCGCTTGGTCATCAGTCCCATGCGGTCCATGACGACGTTGACCGTGTTCTGGCCCGACCACGGCGCCTGGAATGCGACCTGGATCGGCCACCAGCCCTTGTCCTTGAGCCACTGGACGGATTTGTCCGAGACCTTCTCGTAGGGTCCGGGCCAACCCCAGGCAGCGGGATCGTCCGTGGTCTGTGCCATGGCGGGTGCCATGCCGGCCAGCAATGCAGCCGTCGCGCCGGCCAGCAGCGTGCGGCGTTTCAGGGGAAATCGCGTCATCCGTGTCGTCATGCTTGTCTCCATGGTTGTATTCGAAAAAGATGAGTCCGGGAGCGACGAGCGGGCCGGCACTGCGCAGCCTCAGGCCACCAGCGTGATCTCGGCGTTGCCGTAGCGCACGCGTGCCTGCTGCACGTCCTTGCACGATTCGATATAGCGCACGAGCTCCTTCAATGGCGTCGTGCTCTCGTACATGGGGGCGTGTGCGGTCTTCAGGGGCTCGATCAGGCTGCGGTCGTAGAAGGCAGCCAGCAACAGGTCTTCCTCGCTCGCCGAAGCGCCGAGTTCCGCGCGCAGCCGGGGCACCCAGGGCTGCAGCTCGAAAGCCGCACGCTCGCGCGAGACGTCCTCGCTGCGGATCCGTGCGCGTGCCATGAACTCCTGCGATGGCGTGCCAGCGAGCCGGCCGTAGGAGCCCATCGCGTACTTGCGCACTTCATCCGGAATGGTCTTGTAGCGCTCGCCCTGCACCACGTTCAGCACCGACTGGGTGACGATGTACTGCGCGAACGGGCTCACCAGGATCGGGTAGCCCAGGTCCTTGCGAACGCGTGCTGCCTCTTCGAGGATTTCGGGCAGGCGATGCTCCATGCCCATGCCGTGCAGCTGCGAGCGAAGGTTCGAGATCATGCCGCCGGGCACCTGGTGCTCATACAGCGCGGGGTCGTACTGCGCGACCTGCCCGAGCGGCTTGCGCTCGCGCTCGGCAAGGAGCGCGAAATAGCCGCTGACGTCCTTGAGCGCGTGGCGGTCGATGCCGGTGGCGAAGTCGAGAGCGCGTGCACGGTCGTCGATCTCCTCGGTCGATGGATGGGAGGCGCCATTGGCCAGCGGCTCCGAAGCCGTGTGTCCGTAGCGAAAGCCCGTGCGCATGGCGACTTCGTGCACCTGCGTGGCCAGACCGGACTGGCAATGCATGTGCAACTGCAGCGGAATGCCGCCGGCGGCCGCCACGATGGCCGGGAACAGCGTCTCGGCACGCTGCGGCGTCAGCAGGCCGGTCGGATCCTTCACGGTGATGTACTCCACGTCCTGCGCCACGAGTTCGCGCGTGCGCTCGACGTAGTAGTCATCGGTGTGCACCGGCGACAGCGTGTAGACCAGCATCGCGTTGACCTGCATGCCGAACTCGTGCGCCGACAGGACGGACGACTCGATGTTGCGCATGTCGTTCAGTGCGTCGTACACGGTCAGCACCTTCAGCCCGCGCGCGGCGAGCACCTTCGAGTTGAGCCGGACCACGTCATCCGGAAACAGTTCGAAGGTGTAGAGGCTCTGGCCGCGCGTGAGCCCGTCGCAGGGCGTGCGCAGGCGGTTGCAGAGGATGCCGATGCGCTCCCAGGGGTTCTCCTTAAGAAAGCGCACCTGCACGTCGAACACCGCGCCGCCGAGGATGTTGATGAACTCGTAGCCGACGTCATCGATGCGCGACAGGATGGGCGTCATCATCGGCGTGGTCATTCGGGTCGACCACAGGCATTGGTGCGCATCGCGCAAGGTCACGTCCACCAGGCCGTATGAACGGGCGGCAGCCGTATCGGGTCGTTCGCGTCGGGAGGGATTCATGAGCTGGTTTCCTGGATGAAGGATTCGACGAAGCGGGTGTGCACTGCCCCCTGCCGGAAAGCCGCGCTGTCGATCAGCCGAAGGAGGAACGGCGCGGTCGTGTGCACGCCGTCCACGCGCAGCTCGGTCAGCGCCCGGCGCATGCGCGCGAGGGCTTCTTCGCGGTCTCGCCCCCAGCAGATCAGCTTGGCGATGAGCGAGTCGTAGTCCGGCGGAATCACGTAGCCGGAGAACACGTGCGAATCCACGCGCACGCCGGGGCCGCCCGGCACCCGAAAGGCATCCACGCGCCCGGGGCTGGGCATGAAGTTGCGCGCTGGATCTTCCGCGTTGATCCGGCATTCGATCGCATGGCCGGAGAGCTGCACCTGCGACTGCCGGATCACGAGCGGTTCGCCCTGCGCGATCCGGATCTGCTCCTTCACGACGTCGATGCCCGTCACGCATTCGGTCACCGGGTGCTCGACCTGCACGCGCGTGTTCATCTCCATGAAGTAAAAGCGTTGCGCGGCCGGATCGACGATGCACTCGATGGTGCCGGCGCTACGGTAGCCCACGTGCCGGCACAGCCGCACTGCCGCCTCGCCCATGGCGTCGCGCAACGCCGTCGACAAGGCGGGAGACGGGCTTTCCTCGACCAGTTTCTGGTTGCGCCGCTGCGAAGAGCAATCGCGTTCGCCGAGGTGCAATACGTTGTCGCCGTCCGACAGGATCTGGATCTCGACATGGCGGATGTTGACCAGGTACTTCTCGACGTACATCGTGCCGTCGCCGAAGGCCGCGGTGGCCTCGCGTGATGCCGATTCGAAGCTCGCGGCGAGGTCGGCCTCGCGCTCGACCACGCGCATGCCACGGCCGCCGCCGCCGGCCACCGCCTTGAGGATCACCGGATACCCGAGGTCGGCCGCGATCGCCTTCGCCTCGGCGGGCGAGCTCACGGTGCCGGAGGACCCCGGCGTCACCGGCACGCCGGCCGCGACGGCCATCGCCCGCGCCGATGCCTTGTCGCCCATGAGGGCGATCACGTCGCCCGGCGGGCCGATGAAGCGCACGCCTTCGCTCTCGCACAGGCGCGCGAAGGCGGCGTTCTCCGACAGAAAGCCGTAGCCGGGATGGATCGCGTCGGCACGCAGCGCCTTGGCCGCTTCCACCACACGCTCGCCCAGCAGGTAGCTTTTGCTCGCGCGAGCCGGCCCGATGCAAACCGCGTAGTCGGCCATCTGCACGGCGAGCGAATCGCGGTCGGCCTCCGAATACACCTGCACCACTTCCAGACCGAGCTCGCGGCACGCGCGCTGCACACGCACGGCAATTTCGCCACGGTTCGCCACCAGCACGCGGCGGATAACCTGGCCGTCGTTCGACGGCGCCATCGCCTTGGTCATTGCTTCTCGATCACGAACAGCGCCTGCCCGAAGGCGACCGGTTCGCCATCGGCCACGAGGATCTCGCTGACGATGCCGTCGCAACCGGCGGGAATGGAATTCATGAGCTTCATCACCTCGACGATGCAGACCTGGTCGCCAGCCGACACCTTCTGCCCTACGGACACGAATGGCTTGGCGCCGGGCTCCGGGGCGTGATAGACCGTGCCGACCATCGGCGATGTGACCAGCATCGTCCCCTCGCGCGGTGCCCGGCTTGCAACGGGCTGCGCAGCAAGCGCGGGTGCGGACTGCACCACTTCCTGCAGGGCGGGTGCTGGCTCGGAAGCCGGGGCCGTCTTGACCGCGGGCGCTGCAGGTGGCGTGCCCAACGCAGCGGCACCGTGGCGCCGCAACTCGACTTCCACGTCACCTGCACGCAAGCGAATCTCGCTGAAGTTGGAAGAAGCCTTGATGAGTTCGACGAGCTGAAGCACGTCCTGGAAATCGATTTGCCCGTGGCTCACGGCACGTCCTTGTGTTGGGGGAAGAAACAGGCGGCAGCAGAAGATATTTCGACTGTCGAAATTAACAATCCGTCGGAAGAAATTCTTGCACAACACAAGGCGCGAACGCAATAATGAAATTCCCGACTCTTTGAATGAAATCTTTGCGCCGCAGAGAGAGCGCGCAATCACAGGAGACCGTCAGACATGAGCGAACCCGTCATCATCACCGTCGCGATCACAGGCGCACTGCCGCGAAAGAAGGACACGCCCGCCGTGCCCGTCACGCCGCAGGAGCAGATCGAGTCGACGCACGAGGCCTTCGAGGCGGGCGCCTCGCTCGTGCACGTGCATGTGCGCGCCGAGGACGAGAGTCCGAGCTCCGACCCTGAGCTGTTCGCACGCGTGCAGGAAGGCGTGCGCAAGCACTGCCCGGGGATGATCGTGCAGTTCTCCACCGGTGGGCGTGGCCGCGACCAGGCGGCGCGCGGATCGATGCTGCACTTGCGCCCGGACATGGCTTCGCTCGCGACCGGGTCGGTCAACTTTCCCACCAGCATCTACGAGAACCCGCCTGATTTCGTCGAAGGACTGGCAAGGACCATGCTCGACCACGACATCAAGCCGGAGATCGAGGTGTTCGACCTCGCGATGCTCTACAACGCTGCGAACCTGGTGAAGAAGGGCCTTCTCAAGGAGCGCCCGCACGTGCAGTTCGTGCTTGGCATTGCCAACGCGATGCCTGCGCGGCGCAGCGTGTTCGACTTCCTGCGCTCGGAACTCGCGCAGGTTCTTCCGGACGCGACCTGGGTGGCTGCGGGTACCGGCCGCTTCCAGTGGGAAGTGAACCAGTGGTGCCTGGAAGCCGGCGGGCACGTTCGCACCGGCCTGGAGGACAACATCAAGTTCGACCCGACCCGTCTGGCGACGAGCAACGCGGAACTGGTGCGCAAGGTGGTGGAAGCCTGCGATCGGTACGACCGTCGCCCCGCTACGGCCGCCGAGGCGCGCTCGATCCTCGGCCTCCCGCTCGCAGCATGAGCCTGGTCGCAAAGCCGCAACCCGCGTCCCACACGCGTGCGGTGATCGTCACCGGCGCCGGCCGCGGCATCGGCCGGGCCATCGCGCGGCGGTTCGCAGCCGCCGGAGATGCCGTGTGGTTCACCGATCTGGACAGCGACGCCGCGCGCGCTGCATCGGATGCGGCGGAAGGCGGCCTCTGCTTCTGGGCCCGCATGGATGTGCGAGATCCCGAGGCGATCGCGCGCGTGGTCGGCGAGGTCGAGGCGCGCCGGGGAGGCGTCGACGTGCTGATCAACAACGCCGGGCGGATGACGCAGGGCCCGTTTCAGGCCACGCCGGCGGGCGCGTTCCAGGACATGCTCGATGTGAACGTGGGCGGGCTCTTCCACTGCGTCCGGGCAGTGGCCCCGCGCATGGTGGAGCGTCGGCGTGGGTCCATCATCAACATCGCCTCCGTCTCTGCCCAGCGCGGCGGCGGCGCGGTCGGCAATGTGTGGTACGGCACGACCAAGGCCGCCGTGGTCGCGATGACCTCGGGCCTCGCGCGCGAGCTCGGTCCGTCGGGCGTCCGCGTCAACGCCATCTCGCCCGGGGTCGTGGAGACGGACATGGTGCGCACCTTCATGACACCGCAGGTGAGGGAGAGAGTGCTGACGCGCTTCCCGCTTGGCCGGCTCGCGACGGTCGACGACGTAGCCCGGATGGCGCTGTTCCTCGCTTCCGATGAGGCCGCGTTCGTGACGGGGCAGACCGTGGCGGTGGACGGGGGATTTCTTTCGAACTGAGCGGACTTGCGGGCCTGCGTGGCGGAGGTCGAGCCTGAAAACGAAGTCACGGCTGCCAAGGGTTGATGACTGCCACGCTGGCCGCTTTAAATGGGCCGGCGTCTCGTGAAGCAACCGCAAAGCCGTTGGCGGCGGCGATGGCTGCGATGTAACCGTCGGCCGTGGCAATAGTGAGCCCACCAGCACGCGCCTTCGCCATCAGTTGTGCATACGCTTGGGTGCAGGCCAGGTCGAAGGGCAACACACGGCCGGCGAGCAATGGAAGCACGCGCTTTCCAGGCCTTGCTGCAAGCCGGTCCGCCGCTTGCCAGCGGGCAGCAGCGCCACGCCGGCCCGCAGTTCAGCAACGGTGATGGAGGACAGGAAGAGCGTTTCCAGCGGCTGAGCGTCGATCCACTCGAGATGCATGCATCGATTGCATGCAAATGGCAGGGCGTGATCAGAGCCACGGCCTACAACAACACGCCGCTCACCACACCGAGCAAGCACTTCCGGCTCAAGGTCCGTCTGGATCAGCGATGCCTATCGGGATCTGAGCAAGGGCCGACCGATCCCAACAGGAAGGCCGGTAAAGAACCGACTCGGCTGAGCTGGCTCCTGCAAATCAATGCCGACGAGCCATCCCGTCTGGCTGCAATCAAGTGGTTGCGTCAAGCAGTTGGGAGTCGCGCTGAAGTTCTGGCAAAAATCGACAGGCACAGGCAAGAAAAAAGCACCTACCGCGCGCCACCGCCGTAAGTGCTTGATTCATTCATTCTTTGGTAGGACGTACAAGATTCGAACTTGTGACCAACGGATTAAAAGTCCGCTGCTCTACCAACTGAGCTAACGTCCCACACTTCTTTCTTCCACCGAACGTCGAATCCGGCAAAGCCCGAAATTATAGCGTCCCGCTTCGAGCGATCCGATCCAGCACCCAGCCCGCCGCGCACTGCCCGAAGGTGGCCGTCACGCTGACCACGGAGCCATAGCCATGGCAGTTGAGCGAACCGTCGCCTGCCTCTTCGATGGCGCACGAGGCATCGGGCGGCGCGACGCTTTCGCGGCTGAAGACGCAGGTCACGCCGATCTTGCGGCCCTCGCGCGGCGCACCATGTTCCTTCCTCAGCCGTTGTCGCAGTTGCGCCAGCAGCGGATCGTGCGTCACCGCGGCGAGATCGTCGATGTCGACCTTGTGCGCGAGCCGCTTGCCGCCGGCCGCCCCCACGGTGATGAAGCCGGCGCCGGTCTCGCGCGCCCATGCGGCCATCGCCAGCTTGGCTCGCACCTGGTCACAGGCATCGACGACGGCGGCCACCGGGCCGTTCGCGGCCTGCGCGCTCGCAAGCAACGCCTGCCAGTTGCCGGGCTCGACGAAGTCGTCGATGGCCAGCACCTCGCAGGCAGGATGGATGTGCGCGATGCGCTCGCGCATGGCCTCGACCTTGGCCTGCCCGATGGTGCTGTCGAGCGCGTGGATCTGGCGGTTGATGTTCGACTCGGCGATGTGGTCGAGGTCGATCAGCGTCAGCCGCCCGACGCCGCTGCGCGCGAGCGCCTCGACAGCCCAGGAGCCGACGCCGCCGATACCGGCGACCAGCACATGGGCGTCGCGGATGCGAGCCGCGCCCGGCACGCCATAGAGCCGCTCCAGGCCGCCGAAGCGGCGGGCCAGGTCGGCGTCGTCCAGTTCGACGACAGGCGCAGGCTCGACGGTGCTCACGTGCGCGAGCCCCGCTTCAACGCAGTCGCGAGAGACGCTCGCGGCCGGCCTGCGCCGCCTCGGACTGCGGGTAGGCCTTGGTCAGGTCTTCCAGCGTGCGGCGCGCGGCGCGCGTGTCCTTCAATTCGATCTGGCAGTTGGCGATCGACAACACGGCCTCGGGCGCCTTCGCATGGTCGGGCGCCAAGGACAGCATCGAGCGGAAATTGGCGATCGCCTCGCTGTAGTTGCGCGTGGCGTACTGGGCGTTGCCGAGCCAGAACAGCGCGGAGGCGTTGTAGCCGCTCTGCGGATAGCGCTTCACGAACTCGGCGAAGGCCGTCTGCGCCTGCGCGAACTGGCCGCCGCGGAAGATGCCCAGCGCGGCTTCGAAGTCGGCCTTCTCGCGCGGATCGGCCGAGAACTCGCGCCCGTCGACCGTCACCTTCGAAGGCTCGCTCTTCCTGAGCCGGTCGTCGATCTCGCCCTGGCGCTGCTGCATCTCGGTGATGGTGCGCGTGAGCTGCTCGTTCTGGCCGGTCATGCGCTGCAGCTCGCCGCGCATCTGCTCGATCTGCGTCTGCAGCTCGAGCAGGCTGCGTCGCAGCTGCGCGTTTTCCTCGTTCTGGCGCTGCTCGGCCTGCTGACGCATGGCCTCGACGCGCTGGCGCAGGTCGAGGATGGCGCGCCGCGCCTCGTCGTCCTCGAACAGCGCGGCCTGCGCGCCGAAGGAGGCGCACAGCAGGGCAGCGGCCAGGGCCGCGCCGCGCAGCGGGGCAACGACTCTTTGCATCATCGACGGTAGGTGATCTCGGCGCGGCGGTTCTGCGCCCACGCGTCTTCACCAGTGCCCTGGGCGGCCGGCTTTTCCTTGCCGAAGCTCACGGCTTCGATCTGGTTGTCCGACACGCCGAGCAGGTTGAGCGCGCGGCGCACGGCCTCGGACCGCTTCTGCCCCAGCGCCAGGTTGTACTCGCGGCCGCCGCGCTCGTCGGTGTGGCCTTCGATCGCGATGCGGCGCTGCGGGTTCGCCTTCAGGAAGCGGGCATGGCCGTCGATCAGCGACTGGAATTCGGGCTTGATGGTGTAGCTGTCGAAGTCGAAATAGACGATGCGCGCCACGCCGACCGGGCCTTGCGCGGTCTGGGCGTTCGGGTCGATGGTGACCGGCGCCACGCCGCTGGCCGCGCCACCACCCGAACCACCCGTGCCCCCCGAGCGATCCACCACCGGCGCATCGTTGAGCTTGGTGCCGGACGAGCACCCGGCGATGAGCGCCACGATGGCCAGCGAATAAATCGTACGTCTTAACATTTCGAACTCCTCAGGTTGATCATTCATTGCTTTTGAAACGGACCCCAGTCCGGTTCACGGATATCTCCTGCCTGCCCCGCCAGTCGCGCTTTTATTTTTCCGTCGAGCGTGGTCGTCATCAGCGCCTCGCGGCCCCCCAGCCGGGTGGCGTAGACGATCAGCTTGCTGTTGGGGGCGAAACTGGGGTTCTCGTCGGCGGTGGTATCGGTAAGCGCCGTGGCATTGCCGGACGCCAGTTCCATCACATGGAGTTTGAAGGCGCCGCCTACCCGCGAGATGTAGGCCAACCACCGGCCATCGGCGCTGACGGACGGAGAAATGTTGTAGGTCCCGCTGAAGGTCACGCGCGTCGGGTTGCCGCCGCCGGCGCTCATCTTGTAGATCTGCGGCGCGCCGCCGCGGTCGCTCACGAAGTAGATGGTGCCGCCGTCGGCAGAGTACACCGGCTCCGTGTCGATGCTGTTGCTCTGCGTGAGCCGGCGCGGCTCGCCGCCGCCGGAGGGGATGGTGTAGAGCTGCGAGCCGCCGTCGCGGCTCAGCGTGACCGCAAGAGTGTTGCCGTCCGGCGCCCAGGCGGGTGCGCTGTTGGATCCCTTGAAGTTGGCCACCAGCCGCCGCTGCCCGCTGGCCACGCTGTGCACATAGACCACGGGCTTGCGCGACTCGAAGGAAACGTAGGCCAGTTGCGTCCCGCTCGAGGACCAGACCGGCGAGATGATCGGCTCCGGGCTGGCGAGCGCGGCTTGCGCGTTCTCGCCGTCGGCGTCGGCCACCCACAGGTTGTAGCGGTTGCCGGCCTTGGTCACGTAGGCGATACGGGTCGAGAAGATGCCTTTCTCGCCGGTCAGCTTTTCGTAGACGTAGTCGGCGACGCGGTGCGCGGCGAGGCGCAGGTCGCCCTGCGGCACGGTGTAGCTCTGGCCGCCCAGGTCCTGCCCGCGCACCACGTCCCAGAGTCGGAACTTCACGTCGAAGCGGCCGTCGGCCAGGCGGGTCACGCTGCCCGCCACCAGCGAATCGGCCGTGCGCTGGCGCCACAGGCTGAGGTCGGGGCGGGAGCTCTCGTCGAGCGACTGGCCGCTGGCATCGACACCGCGGAACTGGCCGCTGCGTTCGAGGTCGGCCTGCACGATGGCCGAGATCTTCTGCGGGGACGCGTCTTCACCCCTGAACGGCACGAGCGCGATCGGCAGCTGCGTCAGGCCCACGCCCGAGACTTCCACCCGGAATTGGGCGAACGCAGGAGCGAAGGGGGAGGCAGCCAGAGCCGCAATCAACGTGCGGCGAACGGAGAACGATGAAGAAGGGGTTGGGGAGATTTCTTGCAACGGCTTTTTCATGCGGTTCGGAGAACTTTCCGGGAATTAAGTTTCAAGCCCGGATGAAACGAGGCCACATGGTACACATTGCGATGCCGCAGCCGTCACAAAACGTGTATGTGCCGGCGCGGTCCTACAGGAAGGCGAGAACTTAGAATGCGCCGCCATGCAGCCTTCCCCCGCCGCCGAGTCCGCGCGCCCTCCTCTCACGCGCCGGCTCGCGCGACTCATGACCTGGTTCGGAGGCTCGCGCCACTGGTGGGCCCTGGGCCTCGTCTGCGCCCTCATCGCCGCCGTGACCGAACCCCTGATGGCCGCCATGCTGAAGCCGCTGCTCGACCGCGGCTTCACGCGCGGCCAACTCCCGCTCTGGGCCATCCCGGTCGCAGTCATCCTGCTGTTCGCGGTGCGCGGCCTGGCGCAGTTCGTTTCCCAGTACGCGCTCGCGCGCATCGCCAACGAGGGCATGCAGCGGCTGCGGCGCGTGCTGTTCGAGCGCCTGCTGGCGGCCGAGCTCGCCCTCTTCTCGCGCCAGTCGGCCAGCACCTTGTCGAACACGGTGGTCTACGAAGTGCAGACCGGCGCCCTGCTGCTGGTGCAGGCGCTGCTGGGCCTGTCGCGCGACGGCTTCACGCTGATCGCGCTGCTGCTCTACCTGGTGTATCTCAACTGGAAGCTGACGCTGATCGTGGGCGTGCTCGCGCCGTGCGTGGCCTGGATCATCAAGGCATTCTCCAAGCGGCTCTACCGGCTCACCCAGCTCGGGCAGCGGGCGACCGACGAGCTGGCCTACGTGGTCGAGGAAAACGTGCTGGCCCATCGCATGGTTCGGCTGCACAACGCCGAGGCCGCCCAGATCCAGCGCTTCGACCGCCTGAGCCACGACCTCCACCGCCTGGCGGTGAAGTCCACCATCGCCTCCGCGGCGACCACGCCCCTGACCCAGATCGTCGCGGCGGTCGCGCTCTCGGCGGTGGTCATGATCGCGCTCT
Above is a window of Variovorax sp. RA8 DNA encoding:
- a CDS encoding ABC transporter permease, with amino-acid sequence MNPVNMALIARPEAESKPEPRRAEAHPAGRPVVSLPAPPGPGARLVGRLSRLALPIVLLLAWQLVSTRVLDETTRALLPPPTAVAAAAWELLMSGDLFRHLYDSLRREFTAFAWSLIAIPIGVAMGWWKSVNDQVDSLVEVLRPIPPLAWIPLSILWFGVGDTQNEFIIFLGIFFPILLNTVAGVRGVEPNLVRAARCLGGGESAVLRRVVLRAALPQIVTGVRVGLGVGWMALVAAELVGANSGLGFLINDARTLLRTDIVIVGMIAIGLVGLALDLLIRAISRHVAPWSRAMQQ
- a CDS encoding tRNA threonylcarbamoyladenosine dehydratase, giving the protein MSTVEPAPVVELDDADLARRFGGLERLYGVPGAARIRDAHVLVAGIGGVGSWAVEALARSGVGRLTLIDLDHIAESNINRQIHALDSTIGQAKVEAMRERIAHIHPACEVLAIDDFVEPGNWQALLASAQAANGPVAAVVDACDQVRAKLAMAAWARETGAGFITVGAAGGKRLAHKVDIDDLAAVTHDPLLAQLRQRLRKEHGAPREGRKIGVTCVFSRESVAPPDASCAIEEAGDGSLNCHGYGSVVSVTATFGQCAAGWVLDRIARSGTL
- a CDS encoding SDR family NAD(P)-dependent oxidoreductase, which gives rise to MSLVAKPQPASHTRAVIVTGAGRGIGRAIARRFAAAGDAVWFTDLDSDAARAASDAAEGGLCFWARMDVRDPEAIARVVGEVEARRGGVDVLINNAGRMTQGPFQATPAGAFQDMLDVNVGGLFHCVRAVAPRMVERRRGSIINIASVSAQRGGGAVGNVWYGTTKAAVVAMTSGLARELGPSGVRVNAISPGVVETDMVRTFMTPQVRERVLTRFPLGRLATVDDVARMALFLASDEAAFVTGQTVAVDGGFLSN
- the accB gene encoding acetyl-CoA carboxylase biotin carboxyl carrier protein codes for the protein MSHGQIDFQDVLQLVELIKASSNFSEIRLRAGDVEVELRRHGAAALGTPPAAPAVKTAPASEPAPALQEVVQSAPALAAQPVASRAPREGTMLVTSPMVGTVYHAPEPGAKPFVSVGQKVSAGDQVCIVEVMKLMNSIPAGCDGIVSEILVADGEPVAFGQALFVIEKQ
- a CDS encoding pyruvate carboxylase subunit B, yielding MNPSRRERPDTAAARSYGLVDVTLRDAHQCLWSTRMTTPMMTPILSRIDDVGYEFINILGGAVFDVQVRFLKENPWERIGILCNRLRTPCDGLTRGQSLYTFELFPDDVVRLNSKVLAARGLKVLTVYDALNDMRNIESSVLSAHEFGMQVNAMLVYTLSPVHTDDYYVERTRELVAQDVEYITVKDPTGLLTPQRAETLFPAIVAAAGGIPLQLHMHCQSGLATQVHEVAMRTGFRYGHTASEPLANGASHPSTEEIDDRARALDFATGIDRHALKDVSGYFALLAERERKPLGQVAQYDPALYEHQVPGGMISNLRSQLHGMGMEHRLPEILEEAARVRKDLGYPILVSPFAQYIVTQSVLNVVQGERYKTIPDEVRKYAMGSYGRLAGTPSQEFMARARIRSEDVSRERAAFELQPWVPRLRAELGASASEEDLLLAAFYDRSLIEPLKTAHAPMYESTTPLKELVRYIESCKDVQQARVRYGNAEITLVA
- a CDS encoding ABC transporter substrate-binding protein; protein product: MTTRMTRFPLKRRTLLAGATAALLAGMAPAMAQTTDDPAAWGWPGPYEKVSDKSVQWLKDKGWWPIQVAFQAPWSGQNTVNVVMDRMGLMTKRGVEAKWTAFASGPAINEVLISGRYQVGSGGNFPFTTLVDRKIPVKSIAIESPNLLHALVVPNDSPIKSIKDLKGMNPPATIGLVTGSSGEFYFQMAAKLNGLDIGKDVILKNMAPGEQMSLPKGITGVVSWDPTPTMMVEERKNGRIVDSIFPYNIYEGTFYLRSEMIENAPDVAQAFSDAFAEATLWTRQNPEKAAALLGEDASLKNYSKEILLQQVKAYTLLYKPTHIFPDGTFYGKANEPIYKWLYEAKRITRPLTAADFAAAVDDRFMRKTFDKLGWAVPKQPPFLPAGWSGKPEAPPYPEYASVLNLKEPQPFPEPADLTRPWSIGGKTFQP
- a CDS encoding 3-keto-5-aminohexanoate cleavage protein, which produces MSEPVIITVAITGALPRKKDTPAVPVTPQEQIESTHEAFEAGASLVHVHVRAEDESPSSDPELFARVQEGVRKHCPGMIVQFSTGGRGRDQAARGSMLHLRPDMASLATGSVNFPTSIYENPPDFVEGLARTMLDHDIKPEIEVFDLAMLYNAANLVKKGLLKERPHVQFVLGIANAMPARRSVFDFLRSELAQVLPDATWVAAGTGRFQWEVNQWCLEAGGHVRTGLEDNIKFDPTRLATSNAELVRKVVEACDRYDRRPATAAEARSILGLPLAA
- the accC gene encoding acetyl-CoA carboxylase biotin carboxylase subunit; this encodes MTKAMAPSNDGQVIRRVLVANRGEIAVRVQRACRELGLEVVQVYSEADRDSLAVQMADYAVCIGPARASKSYLLGERVVEAAKALRADAIHPGYGFLSENAAFARLCESEGVRFIGPPGDVIALMGDKASARAMAVAAGVPVTPGSSGTVSSPAEAKAIAADLGYPVILKAVAGGGGRGMRVVEREADLAASFESASREATAAFGDGTMYVEKYLVNIRHVEIQILSDGDNVLHLGERDCSSQRRNQKLVEESPSPALSTALRDAMGEAAVRLCRHVGYRSAGTIECIVDPAAQRFYFMEMNTRVQVEHPVTECVTGIDVVKEQIRIAQGEPLVIRQSQVQLSGHAIECRINAEDPARNFMPSPGRVDAFRVPGGPGVRVDSHVFSGYVIPPDYDSLIAKLICWGRDREEALARMRRALTELRVDGVHTTAPFLLRLIDSAAFRQGAVHTRFVESFIQETSS